ATACAATCTTGGGTGGATGGACCAACCTCAGAGGTCTCAGAATTTCAAcatgcaggaaaccagagcctccattagaaacttggaggtgcAAATGGGCcaactgagcaagcaaatacctgAGAGGTCTGCAAATACAATTCAAAACTTGGAGATTCGGATGGGTCAATTAGCCACAagagttaatgaaattgataaGAGGACCATTAATAGCCTTCCtagtaacacaattccaaatccaagagaggaatgcaaggctatcaccttgataagtAGATAAGTGGCAAGTATGGAAGCACAAGTTAATGAGGagccagttgaaaaagaagctccagaggagaaaaaggaagaagtagagcacatccctccaaagcgtgcagacaacccattcccaaactctcttgacacttatcctacattgcaaaaggctcctgagtacaagcctaaaatgtcatatcctcagagacttcaaaaggagaccaaggacaagcagtttttaaagttcttggaagtcttcagaaaattgcaaatcaatattccttttgctgaggtttttgagcaaatgcctctctatgtcaaattcatgaaggaattattgtcaaagaagaagcctttaaagggagatgagacagtgATCCTGACTAATGAATATAGTGCCataattcagaataacttgtcaaggaagatgccagatccagagagctttcaaattccatgcaccattgggagcacaacctttgaaaaaGTGTTATGTGatctgggagcaagcatcaatttaacgcccttgtctgtgatgaagaagctgcaaatccaagaggcacaacccacaagGATAGCATTACAGATGACAGACAAATCTATAAAGCCTGTATacggattagtggagaatatcttggtcaaagtgggtaggttcttcctcccagcagattttgtgattcttgacacaGGAAAGAATGAaaatgcctctataattctaggaataccattcctagccactagaagagctctgattgatgtagaagtgggtgaattagtgcttagagtgcatgatgagcaactagtctttcatgtcttcaaagatatacattCAGTAGGTGAAAAAGAGAGGTGCATGCAAactgagcttattgatccaaaccTTCAAGAACCCCCTGATGACGGACAGCAGAATCTGCAGCTCAAACCTCCTTTggtgacaatcaataaaatCTCCCCTAatatcaaacctaagtttggtgtcaggaatgcatcatccaccaaggaggttcccaaaaagaGGAAAATACCCaggggatggagaaacaagaggatccccactgaaggtttcttcCCAGGAATGAAGGTGATGTTTACTAGCAATCCAGTGTGGACTTATACAGTAAACAGAATCctctctctggagcatattgaACTACTCTATGGAGACACAagaaagaagttcaaagtaagggggGAAGGgctgagcccctatgatcctcctccttagaggagctgaccgtcaagctagtgacggtaaagaagcgcttgtcgggaggtaATCCAATAATTTTGTatccttaattattttttgtagtagtagttttcttatttatttttatttttattgagtttttactgTTTTCCTTTCGTTTTACGTGTgttttgatcatgcagctattttagaacaggaaccaaacacaaaaaaagaagggaaaaacGCATTCGACGCACAAGCGTCCTAGACGCGCACACGTCGTATGTGAATGCGCAACATATTGGATTGAACAGAAAGTTCTGCGGGAGGGGTGCTAGAACCGTGCTTTACGCACAAACAggttcacgcgcacgcgtatgTCACGCATGCGCGTCCCTTGCAGTTTTGgctacccacgcgtacgcatccagGACGGGCACGCGTGACCATGAAAATCGGCATAAATGCATACTTGCACAGAAAGTTGTGATGGCTTGGGGCTGGAattgtgctagaagcacaatttcatcacgcgtgcgcgtatcTGACGTGCACGCGTCTTCTGTCTATATAGCTCTCATGCGCATCAACCCGAGAGTTATGCATGCGCGGGGCTGCCTTCGCGCGATTCGTACAAAGTGAGAGCACGCGGACGCATCCCAGATGCTTACGCGTCGATTGCGCCGCATCACTTACCCATCGCGCCGCCCTGTTTTCATTCTCTCTCcctcccaaatcctaattctgtcttgttcttttatccttttattcttcttttatcataGTAATTGTTTTTTTTCCGTGTGTCTTTTTTATGTCCCTCTctgttttcagttcttctttgcttgaggacaagcaaacctttaagtttggtgttgtcgcTTCTCTTATagattttatgtttattttaatggCACCAAAGGGAGGCAAATCATCTTCACGGAAAAGAATAGCCTGAAGAATAAAATGGCCACTAcgataactgaggtggttgaatTGCTTTCATTATATATTCCTTCCCGCTCTTACTATGTTATGTTccgatttttttctattttgtctcgtttattgcatgatcctttattagatAAATTCCTAGGTTCTAGTTTAGTTCtactattttgaaattttatgttatttgctTTAATGTTGAAAGGTGTCTCATGTATTACCCACTGAGcttgaaataaaaaagaaagaagaaaagatgtagtgcatgagaaattgagtttaattttaggAGTAGTCTCATTTATccaaatgtggtggtattttctgtgactctaaatgcatgacatgaacagtgcatatttaaatttgaattaaagaaTGTTGATGTACAAGGAACAAGAATCtagagaactattatgaattctctgcaATAAGTGAGAGTTAATCCTTgcagcagaagaaacagcaaaagaaaaataaaagtaaggtccaaggctctgagcatcaatgactagggaggtcagacatgattaaaagctcaaagagttgtttccctagtcatatgcttatagtatgattgtgtcaagtaatccttgagacagaacactaagagtcgagatcaattgcatttaacagagtatgccaaaggctttgagcaccattgtctgggagtaactgaaagaaaaaccagaacttaaagagagttccccaattaagtgcttgtggtgtttttgtgtcgagtgaagcttgagacaaaaacatttaaagtcatggCTAGACTCagggtgcaaagcaccaaagagaagagaatcaaaggaaatttgctgtgttcaaggattaaattgaaGTACAAAAgattagagaattcataatattattcgGATTCTAATTTCGAATGACAATGACATCCTTCTAATTCAAAGGagaatgagatgccaaaactattcaggattgcagttgtaaaccccattataagaagagacatgagcttaatcgaactctcattctcatgcaaattcacatcctaagcctatattagttttggttgcttgaggacaagcaacaattcaagtttggtgttgtgatgcgtaagcatctttcctatcttttcctagtgaatttgcatttaatttgttgagtttaatcaagaattaattatcttttagccactatggatgctacttttagtcttgtgcaattttgtttattttaggtagcatttggctgaatttgatggagtttctgcagaagaagagataaccagtgaggagcgacgcgtgcgcgtacctgacgcgtacacgtgacacccgaagaagaccatcgacgcatacgcgtgactgacgcatacgcgtgacatgcgccacgtgcaaaaAACGCaaaaaacgctgggggcgatttctgagctctATTTTGGCACGCAAGATTGGTTCAGCCTTTCACCAAGTTAGGCGTGGATCCTAcgaagcaagtggtccccatccatcaattgaagacttgctgattgccataattaattctgatttaaatttaaattttattttaaaataggaaaagatattattttaattttagaaaaggattttaaattaattaggattagatataaaaagaaaaaactttttCTTCTTGGATCTCATTATGTAAATTACAATTTacctgaatcctagttttctctttgaaccatgagcaactaaacctccactgttaaggttaggagctctgtctatttgtatggattgattctattgtttttctattttaatttacgtactgatttataatttaagaattgtttttgttctttatcttataaatttgggtggaacggaagtatgaccctctttctaattgagttcttggataacttggaaaagctctttatttgaacaacagcttgaaaataatttctcctaaattctaattatctggatttaacgggatacgtgacatataatccttttatatttggataattaggatttctgtggcatataaactagaattgaatttcaccctctaattggaattaattgactaaggaattggtggttgatgagaattagaagagactagaaaggtctaaggaattagggtctagtcacatatagtttttcatggattaaatcttgcatgattaaaatagttagcaagaaaagtcaatccggaaaatagataactctgaagccttaactgtttctccatattttattcccaacttatttacttgcatgtcttttgatattctgAACTTACTGTTTAATGTAATTGAGACcgaaacactcttttctgtttgtctaactaagtaatttAATCAACCATtattgcttagtccatcaatcctcgtgggatcgacactcattcacttgaggtactacttggtacgactcgGTGCACTTACCGGTTAGTTTATaggttataaattccgcaccagTGTCTGCTGGACTATGGGATGAAGATGATGGGTATGAGAGTAAGGAGTTATGGGATGCCCCTGTAAGTGATGATGAAGGGGATTCCTTGTTGAGAAAGTACCTGTTGCACAAGAGTTTGAAGAATATAAAGGAGTATAAATGGGAGATTGGGACAATGTATGTAGATAAAAATGGTTTTAAGGAATGTGTAACTAGCTATGCTGTGTACAGTGGCTGAGGAATATGGTTCTCAAAGTGTGATAGGCATAGGTGCAAAGCTGTTTGCCAAGAAGGTTGCAAGTGGTTTACATACTACCGTAAGATGAAGAGAGAGGATATATGGAAATTGACTAgttgttataaaaaatatacatgtaGTAAGGTAACCAAGATTGGTATCATGAGTTCTCAGTGGCTGAGTAAGGCTTTCATGAAGAAGATTTGTGAGAACCCTAAAACGAAGTTGAAAACCTTGATAAAGAAGGCTCATACGAATTGGAATGTTGACCTCACAAATACCAAAGCTACCAGAGTGAAGCAGCAAGCGTTGGATGAGATTAATGGTACTTGTGGAGAGCAATATAGGAGGATACATGACTATAGTGCCGAGTTACTAAGGTCAAATCCAGGTAGCACTGTTCGGATACAAGTGCAAAGACCTCCTGAATTTCAATTAGAGACACCAATCCCTGGTAAGGACATGAAACCATGATTCAAGAGGATCTATATCTACTTGGATGCTTACAAACGGAGTTTCATGGTGTGCACATCCATGATCGGCCTTGATGGCTGCTTCATCAAGACTCCATATGGGGGTCAACTTCTAACAGCTATTGATTTTGCCAATTGGCTATGCTGTTGTTGAAGCAGAGACAAAAGACTTGTAGACGTGATTTTTGTTGAATCTGTGTGATGATTTGAGTGTTGAGAAGATCAAATGGTGTACATTCATGAGCGACCAAAAAAAGGTAGCCCTCAACTTAAGCAGTTTTGACCTGAAATTGTTTTATTGATTCTGTGTTTAATTCATGTTGTGCTATTATTGACTTgtgatgtttttaaaatctgTTTCCAAAGGATTGATTCCTACCTTTGATGAGTTGCTGCCTGGTATAGATCACAGATTTTGTGTCAGGCACTTATAtagcaattttagaaaaagatttcCAGGTGTACAGCCGAAAATGATGATGTGGAAGACTACAAAGGCAACATATGTCCAGGAGTGGGAGAGAAGGATGAAGAAGATTCATTCAACTGATTTATCAAGGAGCTTATAATCATCTCATGGAGATCCCTGCTAAGTGTTGGAGCAAGtctaggtttaattatttttctagagTTGATACACTTGTAAACAACATGTGTGAGTGTTTTAACTCTGTTATTGTAGAGGCTAGAGAGAAACCCATAGTGTCTATGTTAGAAGATATTAGGGTTTATCTAATGAATAGGTGGGCTGAAAATAGACAAAGTATAATTACATATAATGGAGAAATTTTGCTAAAAATAAACAcgaaaattgaaagagagtTTGATAAGGGTGGGGAGTGGTTGGCCATCTATGCGGGTAGGGACAAGTATGAGGTGTCCAACAGCCAGGGTAATAGAGACAAATTTGTTGTGGACTTAAAGTTACATGGGTGCTCCTGTAGAAAGTTTCAAATAACAGGTTATCCTTGTGTGCATGCCATGAGTTGCATTAAGAAAATGTGTTTAGATGTTAAGAACTATGTGAACAAGTGCTATAAGAAAGATACCTACGTGGACTGCTATCAACATGTAATCTACCCTATGAATGGATCAAATATGTGGGATCGAACTCAGAATGATGATGTACTACCACCAGTGTTTAAGAAACCAATAGGGCACCAAAAATTAAGCAGGAACAAGGCTGGTGATGAGTCATGCAACAATGGACCACTGTCAAAATTATCCAGGGCTagacaacaataaaaatattcctaTTATTTTGCACTTGGTCACAACAAAAGAACCTGTCCTAGAAAACATAAGGTGGAGGCCTCGGCCAAAAAGGTAAATTTGTTGATATCAATTTAGACTACCCTTGTATGGATTGTTTATTACTAATTTGTTGAACAAGCTCTGTTGATGTCACTGTTTGTTGTTACTGGTTATAGCAGAACGCTGCTCCACAAGGCAAGAAAAGTGCTGGCACAACTAGGACTCCAAACGCAGTAAGAATGTAATGAAGACAATAACAAAAGCAACAACAAAACTTCAGtcaaagagaaagagcaatacACAAGTTGTAAGGACCCAACAGTCACAAACTTCCTCCAAGAAAGCTAAATGCAACAGCAGCGCCAGTCAGTCCCAGCCATCTACAACAACAGTTACTAGTCCATCAAGAAGGACCTTGAAGTACATGGCCAAAATACCAACTAGGGGTTAGAAAGCATTGGGATGAATTTATAGTAGATTTTAATGTTACTTTATGTTTTGTAATGAAAGTGGCAATGACCAAGGGCTGATGTTCCTGTATACTTTAAGACCAATGGTTAAAATGAATTTTCAGGAGTTTAGTTATATGAATTGGCAACTTGAGCCTTCTGTTTATTGGTTTGTCAAACTGATTTAAACTGTTATAATACCCAATAATGTATGtcaaaatacaagaacacacAATTTTCCATTTCACTTAATCATTAATAATGTTTACAGCATATACCTCACATAATTGTTCCAATTTGTTATCCCCTAAGATATTGCTGTTAGGACTCTAGCTTTATGTCAATTTTTTCATTCCAGTCAACATTTGACATTCCTATCAAACTAGGGACAACAACAGCAAAACaaataaagataatttttaaccccttaaacttcaattaaatcaaTCATATAGCAGCAGCCCAGTCGTTATCCATCCAAGAATTCCAACAGCAAGTGCCAATGCAAATTTTCTTTCAGATTTCTATAGGTTTTCCTTCAACAAACTTGCTTTCTTCTTTAGTCACTAAATTTGTGGGTCTTGCCCAAGCAAAATAATCATATTTTTCTCCAATCTGttctaaaaaaagtaaaaagaggacaccaaacagTTCAAACCCTCCACACACTAGCAACCAACGCTATTTTGAAACAAGAGACTACAAAGAGGAGACTCACCCGATAGTTGACGCATCCCCAGAATCTTCTTCCTGGGTTCTCCACTGTAGATGATGTCCGCAACACTGGTCTCTCCCTACAGAAGTACGTCCTCCTTCTCCTACGAGTCTTGCTGCTGCTACGCGAACCTTGAGAAGATGACTGTGGAGCCATTCTCAAAAGACGAAGAACAACAATTTTGGGGGATTAGGGTTTACTTATTGGAcccgtttttttttcttttttttccttgctTCCAACGGTTAACTAGAGTCACTCCTTCTCGTTTGCCACGTCGGACACGACATTAACTATTTGACTCCCACTTAACGGCAGGACTTGATTGATGCAAATCAAAACTATTTTGGACGTaaataggacactttaaacATTGGGGACTAAAATAGAATTCACCACAAATGTAGGAgaccaatttagtactttaccctAAAAGATAGTAAGAttatgtattttctattttattgaaACAATTATGCTAGAAtgaaaatttagataaataataaattcaacaATAACACTCGATAATAATAAGACAATATGAATGCTTATATCTCTTTAACACTCAAGTAAGAGTTTCTTTTGGGTTTGCCTAATCTTTACATAtacattctttttcttcttttatttgttttatgtttttttaggttTACTAAGGATCGACCTATAGACTTTCAGacataaaatttagaataaaaacaattatgttagaataaaaagttaaatagattataaatttaatagtaaCACTCAACAATAATAAGATAACATGAATGGTTATCTCTCTCTAACACTCAAGCAAGAACttcttttatatttgtttgatttttacatAGGCAATTTAAGAATCGAATTCTAAACTTTTGAGACATAGAGTTCTGATactatatcataaaaatttagaataaatcaGTTATGTTAGAATGaaaatttagataaattataaattcaataGTAACACTCAACAATGATAAGATAATATGAATAGTTATAACATAGAGTTCTGATACCATATTATGATACTATTCGTTCCAAAAGTTTAAACTGATGGAAAGAATATGCCTTTCTATTCAAGCAGCTACGTTATTTAAACAAACtataaattcaacaaaaatactcaacaaccacatcaatttatattaatatcttttatttatttttatttttcagtaaaacatattttaaattatttatagatAGAATAAATATGCATAATttgaacataaaaaaataaatatttattgtgGAGCCAATgagttcataaaaaatatatattttttaattttatagttcttttttttaattttattgctattttattatcattcaaaattttaaaattttatgaaacaattattgaaaaaaatttctaaacatatatgatttaaaaatatgtttttattagttatttatgAATCTACTCAAAACAAATAAGCATTGCAAAAAATAGTTAGAGTCACAGATGTTGAAACTGCTCTCATTATCTTTGTGGGATGAATCCAGACACTAAAAAAGAGGAGAAGGATGAAGAAGAGGTTctagataaaaaagaaaaaactgatTCTGCATTTATTTTacagaaagaaacaaaaaacgaGAAGCTTAAGTTCTAATCCGTCACTATAATGATATATAAAGTCGTTAGATGTTACTTACTCTACTAGTCATCTATTTGTAACAAATGGAGTGAATTATAACCACATATATTGTTCATCATTCATCATCCTAACTATAGAACTAACTCTAACTATTCTCTAATTATTTCTTATTAACTGTAACTAATTGAAGTTAGTATCCAGTTAGGTAATAGTTGCATAATAAAAGATGGTAAGAttatgtattttctattttattgaaaattgtgcaagaatgaaaatttttagataaattataaattcaataataatagtCAATAATGATAAGAAACAACATGAATACTTATATCTCTTTAACACTCAAGCAGTCAATAATGTTATAACATAAATTCTTTTGGATTTCTCCAATTTTAACATAggcattcttattcttcttttatttatctgatattattttttttacttttgtaatTCACTAAAGATCGAGCCTTAGCTTTAGACCTTCAGGCATAAAGTTATAATatcatatcataaaaatttagaataaaacaattatattagaatgaaaatttaaataaattataaatttaatagtaaCACTTAACAATGATAAGGGAACATGCATGAATGATTATAAATTCAAGCGAGagtttcttttaaatttgtttgatttttgcataaacaaCCCAAAAAATCGAATTCTAGATCTTTGaaacattaaattttgataccatatcataaaaatttagaataaaacaGTTATGttacaataaaaatttagatagaTTATAAATTCAATAGTAAAATAACATGAATGGTTATAATATAGAATTCTGATAGCATGTCAATATGCTATAATACCATTCATTTCAAAAGTTTGAACGGATAGAAAAAACATGCCTTTTTTATTCAAACAGCTATGTTATAATGAAAATTTAGACAAACTATAAATTTAACAAAGATACTCAATAATTACTCCAATTCATAttgatatcttttatttatttttattttttcagtaAAACAtccttaaaattatttatagatAGAATACATATGCATAATTTgggtatgaaaaaaaaattttattatggaGAGAGTAAgatcatagaaaaatattttttttataatttgattgttcttttatttttaaaatattattattattattttattatcatttaattttttaattaattaaaattttatgaaacaattgttgaagaaaaaatatctttatttttaagtatttttctCATTCATCTCTAAACATATATGatttaaagatatatttttatcacaataaaataataaataagttatttatgAATTTACTCAAAAAAAATAAGTACTACAAAAAATAGTTAGAGTCACAGAGGTTGAACCTACTTTTATCATATTTGTGGTATAAGTTCTGTAACACTCTACCATACAGAGTGTAAGACcgaaaacttttgaaaattcttATTATAATCAAGTCTtaaatcatatagttatttacaattttaatctcagaaattattttattaaagataattaaagcatgttttgattaattgaatttgaaataaattaagattattatccaattttataattattggattattttctatatttaaattataaagttgttagttatgaaataataaaaattttatatgatttagactgaataattaatattttaaaatataaatactgttgttttgaaaaataaagaaattaattatattatttctaatttttggatttgaacattttattgaaaataatttgtaaaattgataaacaaatagtatttttatacattattattattggattaaaATTTGGTTTTCAATTACACTATtaccctaattttattaaaattactaaattgcctctaaccctaatttttttgCCACACCATCCCCCTTCCATTTTTCCTTCACGCTGCGCAGCCCTAgcctcttcttcaccttcttCCCTACGCAGCACACACCCACGGATAGTGGAAGGAAAGCTTGGCACCGCCGAACGGAGAAGGAAATGAGAAGGAAGATTTGCTCGCGCCATCACCACGCTACTGCTGCTGCCTAACTGTGTCGCTGCTGACCCGTGAAGCTGCCATCGGATTGCCGCGCGTAAAGAGCTCGTGCCATCGCCGCCAGTGTCGTCCCGTCCCTGGAGCCATGAATCGCGCCTCTATCATCGAGAGGAGGAGGGAGAAGACGCAATGTTAGAGGAGCCGCACCTAGCCCTTGTCGCGTCGCGTCGCACTCAGGAGGGTCACTGGGGGAGAACGGCGCCGAAGAGAAAGAGAGGCCGAACGTGGAGGCTTTTGTTGTCATCCTCACTGCTGACTAACTCGCCGCCATCCACTGTAAAACCAGCTGCCGTCGTCGCATCTCCCAGTCGTCCCTGCCGCCGTCGTGCCACTGAGAAGGAGGCCATCGGGTCGCacagagtgagagagagagagaaagcacAGGagcagaggagagagagagagaggaaatcTGAGCCAGCCACCGCCGCTTCTGCCGCTCGAAACCCTATTGCCGTCACCGAAAAATTCTGTCAGTAAGGGTTTTAAGCTAGTTCTCCTTTCCGTTGAGTTTTTGGGAACCTCATTGTCGTTGCTGCTTGAGGTGGCTGCCGAGCTGCCGCTGAATCGGTTCGGAGACCGCCGCTATTTCAGTTCAGTCGTTCCTTCTTAGTTTTGGTAAGCATTTTCGTTTTGAAAGCCTTTTAGTTACTGTTCTGTTATCGTACGCTAAGGTTTGAGGCACAAATTGCTATAAGATTGAgtcttagttattattttttgcgAGTAGAGTCGTTGTGGTTGCTGAGAAAGCGGTTTGGAATGTTTTTTAGTTTTCGAGTTTCAACGAGTTGAGGTAGGGGCCTTTTCAGAAAAAagcatattttatatattggaATCATTATATATGGATATTATGTGGTAAATTTGTAGCCTTGAGTGATTGTATAAGTCTTATGTGATGTTGGTTGTCTTGGATGAATATAAATGCTTGTGTGACT
The genomic region above belongs to Arachis duranensis cultivar V14167 chromosome 3, aradu.V14167.gnm2.J7QH, whole genome shotgun sequence and contains:
- the LOC110278718 gene encoding uncharacterized protein LOC110278718 — translated: MSSQWLSKAFMKKICENPKTKLKTLIKKAHTNWNVDLTNTKATRVKQQALDEINGTCGEQYRRIHDYSAELLRSNPGSTVRIQVQRPPEFQLETPIPEAREKPIVSMLEDIRVYLMNRWAENRQSIITYNGEILLKINTKIEREFDKGGEWLAIYAGRDKYEVSNSQGNRDKFVVDLKLHGCSCRKFQITGYPCVHAMSCIKKMCLDVKNYVNKCYKKDTYVDCYQHVIYPMNGSNMWDRTQNDDVLPPVFKKPIGHQKLSRNKAGDESCNNGPLSKLSRARQQ